The segment GCATCTCTAAAGGACATACATCTTTTTTTATAATTTGGATTTTTTTTTCTATTTTTTCTATAAAATCTTCTCTTTTAGTTATTTCTCCACCTATAAGTATTTTTTCAGGATTTAAGCTAACAGCCAAGTTATAAATAGAATACGCTAAAGAATTATAAAACTCTTCTATTATTTCTATAGCAACTATATCTCCAAGTTGAGCTAATTCAAATATTCTTTCTCCTGTTATTTCCTTCCAATTAACTCCTTTTCTTTTTGAATAGGCTTGTATTAATCCTCCTCTTACACTTCCAGACATACTCAAACTAGCTTCTTCATAATTTTCTCTTCTATCCGTTATCATAAAGCCGAATTCACCAGCAGCATATTTTGAGCCTCTTACCATTTTTCCATCAATATATATAGCTCCTCCAACTCCTGTTCCTACTGTTAAACAAATAAAATTTTGACATTCTTTAGCATTCCCAAGCCACTTTTCTGCTAGAGCTACACAATTTACATCATTTTCTAATTCAACAGGAATTCCAAGATATTTTTCTAACTCCTCTTTAAAGGCAAAATTATATAAATCGTGTAGTGCTCCTCCAGTTATCATGTACCCTTTTTTTACATCTATTACTCCAGGCATACTAAATGCCAATCCTTCTATTGAGTAACGTTTTTTTTGAAATTCTTTGACAATCTCTTCTATATTTGAAAATATAATTTTTTTATTGTCTTCTGTTAAAAAATTACCACTTTCTAAAATTTTACCATTTTTATCAATTAAAGAATATTTTGTTTTTGTTCCACCAACATCAAAACTTAAGTACATCTTTTCTCCTTTTTTGGAAACCGCTTTCCTAAATTTCTTTAAATGAAAGAGAAACTAAGTTTCTCTTTCATATAATTTTAATTCTCCATTATATACATTTTTCTTTATAGAGCCTCCTTCTATCAACTCTAAAATTGCTTCTACAGCTTTTTCTGCCATTTTATCTAGATTACAACCTATTGTTGTGATTCTTGGTCTATATAAACTTGAAATTTGGTTGTTATCAAATCCGATTAATTTAATATTTTTATAATTTATACCATTATCCGCTAAAGCTTCTAGACACCCTATTGCCATCTCATCATTTGCACAAAATATTCCTTCTGGAATTTCTCCATTTTTTATAATTTGATTAAATATATTCTTCGCTATATCAAGTTGAAATTCACCTTTTAAAACTTTACATATAACACCATTGCCATCAATTTCATCTAAAAAACCTTCTTTTCTTTGTACACTAGGTAATTTATTTTCTTGTCCTGTAAAATGATAGATCGTTTTTAAATTCTTTTCTAATAAATATTTAGCAGCTAATTTACCACCCTCATAATTATTTGAATTAATAAAAAATACATTCTTTGAATTACTTTCTGCTTTGTAATCAAATATTACTAGCTTATACTCATCTTGAATTATATTTTCTAATTCAGGTTCATTTAAAGTCGCTCCTATTACAATTGCACCTTGAACTGTTCCATTATCTATTAACTGTTTTATTCTTACTTTTTGTTTCTCTGTTTTTATAAGAGAAATTAAAACTTTTACATCTTTTTCTTCAGCTTTCTCTATTATTAGTGCAATGATATATTGGAAAAAATAACTTCCTAATCCACCTTTATCAAATATAAATATTCCGATAACTTTTTCTTTTTTCCCTGCTAAATTTCTAGCTTGAATATTCGGCTCAAACTCATATTTTTTTATAACCTTCAATATTTTTTGACGAGTTGATTCAGGGATTCCAGGATAATTATTTATTACTTTAGACACAGTAGCTTTTGAATATCCTGCTAGTTTAGCTATATCATCAATTTTTATAAGACTCACCTCATTTTTTATCTTTATACAATTGATGTTAGCTCTTTTTTTTTATCTTGTCAAGTTTTTTACCACCACGCAGAAACTTGGAAACCAGTAATTACATCTTCAACTGTTGAGCTCAACTTAACATTATTATCAGTTTTTTTCGTCTCATCTCCTATGTAAGTTACAAATAATCTCAATGATGTTTCTGCACTTCCAACATAATATTTTAATTGAGGTCCTGCTGAAATTTTATAAAATTTATGATCTTCAGTATTTCCGTTATATGCTTCTGCATCTCTACGCCCTATACCAGCTTCTATCCATAAATCTAAATTCTGATTTACATAGTAGATAGGTCTTAAAACCAATGCATCTGATTCTAATTTATTTACTCTCCAAGAATTTTGAAACTCTGTTCTATCATAAACCGTTCCATCAGCACCTGGATAATTATAAGCATATGAATCGTATTTTCTCGCTTCAATATTTTCAGCACGAAGACTTCTATAACTTACAAGCATATGAGTTCTTTTTCCAAGCTTAACTGTTCCTCCTAAACCTAACTGATATGTTACCGCATCATCAGCTGCTCTTTTATTAAAATCAGTATCAATTTTTCCAATTCCCTCTCCTGCCAATAAACCTGTTGAATATTGTAAATAATGTTGACCTTTCCCCTCAAAACCAAAGAAGTTATTTGGTTGATAATAAAGTCCTAAATATAAACCATCATCAGCTGCTTCTCTCTTTGTTACTGTTGCACTTTTATAATCATCATTATCTGTTACTTCCTTTATATCTGCATTATCAGTCGCATGGGCATACATAATCTCTCCAGCTATATCTTTATAAGTGTATTTAGCTTTATAAGCTCTAATATCCTCGGATATTTTTTTATCCCTTTTATCTCTTTCAGCTACTTCTCCATCCTTAAAATCATTCGAAATGTAACTTAAACTCAAATCTCCATCCCACAGTTTAATTTTTTCAATACCTAGTCCAGTTCCATTAACATCTTGATAATAATAATCTAAAACTTCAACCTGCTGATCATCCCATTTTTTCTTACCCGCTATAATTGTAGAGTCTTTAAATGCTCCTGAAAACATAGGAACATTTCCCATCTCAACATATAATTCAGTAAGATCGATTTTACTACTATCTCCTACGCTATTATCATAATTATCACTCCAACTTTCAAGTTGAACAGCTAGTTTTGTCCAAGCTCCATTACTTTGAGTGAATTTTTTAGATAAATTAATGTTGAAGTTTGTGTCGTACTCATTTCCCCATCTTCCAACATACTCTTTATTTTTACTGTAACTATTTTTATTTCCATTTTTCATATTCCCTTCTGCACCAGTTCTAAGATATCCGTGGAATTGAAGTTGATCATCTTCAGTTTTAGGTTTTGCTTGAGTACTTAAACTTAATTTTTTTTCATTTTTCTTTATATTTAATTTTTGTTTATTCAATTCTTTATTTTGATTTTCAATAATTTGTTCTAACTTTTCAATCCTTTGATCTAAACTTAATTTCTCTCCTTCAGCTGAAGCTTGAAGTGCTAATGTACATAATAAACTTAACAATACAAATTTTTTCATTATTTTTTACCCCCCTTAAATCCTAAATCATATACTTTTATCGAATCTATCTCAAACTGTTGTGGGAATACTTCTGAATCCACTCCTTGTTGTCCTCCCCAAGCTCCTCCTACTGCTATATTTAAAATTAAATAGAACTTTTGATCAAATGGCCAAGCATCTTTTCCTGCATTTTCATTTTGGTAAGTGAAATATAAAATATTATCAAAATAAACCTTTATCACTTTTGGAGTCCATTCTAATGAATAAGTATGA is part of the Cetobacterium sp. ZOR0034 genome and harbors:
- a CDS encoding ROK family protein; translated protein: MYLSFDVGGTKTKYSLIDKNGKILESGNFLTEDNKKIIFSNIEEIVKEFQKKRYSIEGLAFSMPGVIDVKKGYMITGGALHDLYNFAFKEELEKYLGIPVELENDVNCVALAEKWLGNAKECQNFICLTVGTGVGGAIYIDGKMVRGSKYAAGEFGFMITDRRENYEEASLSMSGSVRGGLIQAYSKRKGVNWKEITGERIFELAQLGDIVAIEIIEEFYNSLAYSIYNLAVSLNPEKILIGGEITKREDFIEKIEKKIQIIKKDVCPLEMPEIQRCKFLNDSGKIGAVYNFILNTTETI
- a CDS encoding LacI family DNA-binding transcriptional regulator produces the protein MSLIKIDDIAKLAGYSKATVSKVINNYPGIPESTRQKILKVIKKYEFEPNIQARNLAGKKEKVIGIFIFDKGGLGSYFFQYIIALIIEKAEEKDVKVLISLIKTEKQKVRIKQLIDNGTVQGAIVIGATLNEPELENIIQDEYKLVIFDYKAESNSKNVFFINSNNYEGGKLAAKYLLEKNLKTIYHFTGQENKLPSVQRKEGFLDEIDGNGVICKVLKGEFQLDIAKNIFNQIIKNGEIPEGIFCANDEMAIGCLEALADNGINYKNIKLIGFDNNQISSLYRPRITTIGCNLDKMAEKAVEAILELIEGGSIKKNVYNGELKLYERET
- a CDS encoding carbohydrate porin, producing MKKFVLLSLLCTLALQASAEGEKLSLDQRIEKLEQIIENQNKELNKQKLNIKKNEKKLSLSTQAKPKTEDDQLQFHGYLRTGAEGNMKNGNKNSYSKNKEYVGRWGNEYDTNFNINLSKKFTQSNGAWTKLAVQLESWSDNYDNSVGDSSKIDLTELYVEMGNVPMFSGAFKDSTIIAGKKKWDDQQVEVLDYYYQDVNGTGLGIEKIKLWDGDLSLSYISNDFKDGEVAERDKRDKKISEDIRAYKAKYTYKDIAGEIMYAHATDNADIKEVTDNDDYKSATVTKREAADDGLYLGLYYQPNNFFGFEGKGQHYLQYSTGLLAGEGIGKIDTDFNKRAADDAVTYQLGLGGTVKLGKRTHMLVSYRSLRAENIEARKYDSYAYNYPGADGTVYDRTEFQNSWRVNKLESDALVLRPIYYVNQNLDLWIEAGIGRRDAEAYNGNTEDHKFYKISAGPQLKYYVGSAETSLRLFVTYIGDETKKTDNNVKLSSTVEDVITGFQVSAWW